The following proteins are co-located in the Trichormus variabilis 0441 genome:
- a CDS encoding Mrp/NBP35 family ATP-binding protein, whose protein sequence is MGQSEVNFYQQEVVELLKQVIEPNLKNDIVSLGMVRNLRIVDDYVYLRLYIGSHQQQLQTEVEAKLSALSWCKKTYIQICTIPGVKITLGISSGKGGVGKSTTAVNIAAALSLQGAKVGLLDADVYGPNVPQMLGLGQADVEVIQTPTGEKFLPLEVQGIKLMSVGLLAEENRPLAWRGPVLHKIITQFINDVEWGELDYLLIDLPPGTGDAQITIIQESPICGVILVTTPQQVAVADVRRNIYMFRQVGVPVLGIVENMSYLICGDCGSRTYIFGSGGGEQLATELQAPLLGQIPIDQRICSGGDSGNPIAISEQTSPASEVFRNIAIAIGLSFP, encoded by the coding sequence GTGGGCCAATCAGAAGTTAATTTTTATCAACAAGAAGTAGTTGAACTGCTCAAGCAGGTAATCGAACCAAACTTAAAAAATGACATAGTTAGTTTGGGAATGGTGCGGAATCTCCGCATAGTTGATGACTATGTTTACTTGCGTTTATATATTGGTTCTCATCAGCAGCAATTACAAACAGAAGTTGAAGCTAAATTATCAGCTTTGTCTTGGTGTAAAAAGACTTATATTCAAATTTGTACAATTCCTGGGGTGAAAATCACTCTGGGAATTTCTAGTGGTAAAGGTGGTGTTGGTAAATCAACTACAGCCGTAAATATAGCCGCCGCTTTAAGTTTACAAGGGGCAAAAGTTGGGCTATTAGATGCGGATGTTTATGGGCCGAATGTGCCGCAAATGCTGGGTTTAGGACAAGCTGATGTTGAGGTAATTCAGACTCCTACAGGTGAGAAGTTTTTACCTCTGGAAGTCCAAGGAATTAAATTAATGTCGGTGGGTTTACTAGCAGAAGAAAATCGTCCTTTGGCTTGGCGGGGGCCTGTACTGCACAAAATTATTACCCAATTTATCAATGATGTGGAATGGGGCGAATTAGATTATTTATTAATAGATTTACCCCCAGGTACGGGTGATGCTCAAATTACGATTATTCAAGAAAGTCCAATTTGTGGGGTGATTTTGGTGACGACTCCGCAGCAAGTAGCTGTTGCAGATGTTCGACGTAATATATATATGTTCCGCCAAGTCGGTGTTCCAGTGCTGGGGATTGTGGAAAATATGAGTTATTTAATTTGTGGCGATTGTGGTTCACGCACCTATATTTTTGGTAGTGGTGGGGGTGAACAACTTGCAACGGAATTACAAGCGCCTCTACTGGGACAAATCCCCATTGATCAGCGTATTTGTAGCGGTGGTGATAGCGGAAATCCCATCGCCATTAGTGAACAAACTTCCCCAGCTAGTGAGGTTTTTAGAAATATTGCGATCGCTATAGGTTTAAGCTTCCCTTAG